The following are encoded in a window of Candidatus Binatia bacterium genomic DNA:
- a CDS encoding sulfotransferase domain-containing protein produces MKQLTEQQRARLRYVQVPARLPSLERFPDFLIIGPQRTGTTWLHAHLRFHPQVLLSEPKELFFFSRLKHPEDPRFRSSSLAWYLERFRDPWPWYVYKSWFCLWHYRERYRPLVRGEATASYAALEEDIIAEIVCLNPEIKVITMVRDPVERAWSHAKKDLVRNRGRSLGEVSDEEFVAFFNEPYQRRCAQYVQNVERWARYLRRGNLFVGLFEDIAWRPEELLLDVMAFLGVRASKQYIRADVRAPVNPSGGSEVPPRFRKILEALLAEEIAALRDRFGWSWPMRPESGAKSFVFPQDPKREPPAASHSHVGAV; encoded by the coding sequence TTGAAGCAGCTCACCGAACAGCAGCGTGCCCGCCTTCGCTACGTGCAGGTCCCCGCACGACTGCCTTCCCTCGAGCGGTTCCCGGATTTTCTGATCATTGGCCCGCAACGCACCGGTACCACCTGGCTGCACGCGCATTTGCGCTTCCACCCGCAGGTGTTGCTTTCCGAGCCGAAGGAGCTGTTTTTCTTTAGCCGCTTGAAGCATCCTGAGGACCCGAGGTTTCGCTCGTCGTCCTTGGCTTGGTACCTGGAGCGGTTTCGCGACCCTTGGCCCTGGTACGTGTACAAAAGCTGGTTTTGCCTGTGGCATTATCGCGAGCGTTATCGTCCTCTGGTGCGCGGGGAGGCGACGGCGAGTTACGCGGCGCTCGAGGAGGACATCATTGCGGAAATTGTGTGTTTGAACCCGGAGATCAAGGTCATCACCATGGTTCGCGATCCGGTGGAGCGGGCGTGGTCACACGCAAAGAAGGATTTAGTGCGCAACCGCGGGCGGTCGCTGGGAGAAGTTTCCGACGAGGAGTTCGTTGCATTTTTCAACGAACCCTACCAACGCCGGTGCGCCCAGTACGTGCAGAACGTGGAGCGATGGGCTCGGTACCTACGAAGGGGAAACTTGTTTGTCGGCCTGTTCGAGGACATTGCTTGGCGGCCTGAGGAGCTCCTTCTCGATGTGATGGCATTCTTGGGCGTGAGAGCGAGCAAACAGTACATTCGTGCTGATGTGCGCGCGCCGGTGAATCCCAGCGGCGGCAGCGAAGTGCCGCCGCGCTTTCGAAAGATCTTGGAAGCGCTGCTGGCCGAAGAAATCGCCGCCCTGCGCGACCGTTTCGGCTGGTCCTGGCCCATGCGACCGGAAAGCGGCGCGAAGAGTTTCGTATTTCCGCAAGATCCGAAGCGCGAGCCTCCCGCGGCTTCTCACTCACATGTGGGTGCTGTGTAA